TCGTGTTCTTCGACGAGATGGAGTCGCTGTTCCGCACCCGCGGCACCGGCCTGTCCTCCGACGTCGAGACGACGATCGTGCCGCAGCTCCTCGCCGAGATCGACGGCGTCGAGCGGCTGGACAACGTCATCGTCATCGGCGCGTCCAACCGCGAGGACATGATCGACCCCGCGATCCTGCGGCCCGGCCGCCTCGACGTGAAGATCAAGATCGAGCGGCCCGACGCCGAGGGTGCCAAGGAGATCTTCGCGAAGTACCTCACGACCGACCTGCCGATCAACGCCGACGACCTCACGGTCCACGGCGGCGACCGCTCGCTCGCCGTCGACGCGATGATCCGCTCCGTGGTCGAGCGCATGTACGCCGAGGACGAGGACAACCAGTTCCTGGAGGTCACCTACGCCAGCGGCGACAAGGAGACCCTCTACTTCAAGGACTTCAACTCCGGCGCCATGATCCAGAACGTGGTGGACCGGGCCAAGAAGTCCGCGATCAAGGACTTCCTCGCCACCGGCAACCGCGGCATCCGCGTGGAGCACCTGCTGTCGGCGTGCGTCGACGAGTTCCACGAGAACGAGGACCTGCCCAACACCACGAACCCCGACGACTGGGCGCGGATCAGCGGCAAGAAGGGCGAGCGCATCGTCTTCATCCGCACGATCTTCCAGAAGAAGGGCGAGCAGGGCACGCCGCGCACCATCGACACGGTGAGCTCGACGGGGCAGTACCTCTGACGGCCACGCGTCAGTCCGCGCGGTAGACCACGATCGCGACGTCGTCGCGGGCGCCGGTGGTCAGCATCCCGGCCAGCAGGCGGTCGGGGAGCTCGGCGAGCACCTCGGACCGGCACGCCTCGCGGGCGACGTCGACCAGGCGGTCCAGACCTGCGGCGAGGTGCTCCCCGCGCCGCTCGACGAGGCCGTCGGTGTACAGCATGACGGTGTCGCCGCGGGACAGCCCGGTCGTCCGTTCGGGCCGGGGGCCACGGTGCAGGGTGAGCGGCGTGCCCTGCGCCTCGTCGAGCCAGGCCGACCGTGCGCAGCCGTCGTGGACGACCAGGCCCGGCAGGTGGCCGGCGCTCGAGTAGGTGAGCGTCCCGGTGGCCGGGTCGACGATCCCGCAGAACACGGTGGTGAACTCGGTGCCCGGCACGGTGCGGGCGAAGTCGTCGAGCAGCTCGAGGGTGCGGGCGGGTCCCGCTCCCGTCAGCATGAGCGCCCGCCCGGCGCTGCTGAGGCGGCCCATGCTGGTGGCGGCGTCGACGCCGTGGCCGACGCAGTCGCCGACGACCAGCCCGAAACGTCCGGACGGCAGCTCGACGACGTCGAACCAGTCGCCGCCGACGAAGAGGGTGTCGTCCGCCGGCCGGTAGCGGGTCTCCCAGCGTGACGACGGCGGCGTGTCCGGGACCATCGCGTGCTGCAGGGCGTCGCTGACCGTCCGCATGCGGGCGATCCTGCGGCGGTGCGCGGCGCCCTCGGCGAGGGCGGTGCCGATCGTGGCGGCCACCAGCTCGAGGAAGCCGCGGTGTCCCGCGTCGAGAGGGCGGTGCGGGTTGCCGCGCAGCAGCAGGACCTCGGCCGGGCCGTCCGGTCGGCGGTCGCCCACCGGTGTGGCCAGCACGTGGTCGTGCCAGACGGCCGCGTCCGTGCGGTGGACCCGGGACACCAGCGTGGTCGTCGCGCGCGGAGCGGGGCCGATGGTCGCGACCGGTTCGTCGCCGCGGTAGAGGTGGGCGGCGGTGACGTCCTGGCTGCCGCCCAGCACCTCGGTGAGGATGCGTGCCGTGTCGTCGACCTGGTCCCGGTGGCCCTGGAGGGCCGTCGCGAGCCTGCCCAGGAGGGCGAGGCGACGTCGGTCCACCACGTGGTCGGTCGTCTCGGTGGAGATGTCCAGGACGCCGGCGACCGCGCCCGTCTCGTCGCGCAGCGGGCTGTAGGAGAACGTGAAGCGGGTCTCCTCGGTGTAGCCGGAGCGCTGCATCCACAGCGGCAGGTCGACGTCCCACGTCGGCGTTCCCGTGGTGAGGACCTCGTCGAACAGGGGGCCCACCTCGTGCCAGAGGTGCCCCCACACCTCGGCCGTCGGCGCACCCATCGCGCGGGGATGGAGTTCGGTGCCGAGCATCTCCCGGTAGCCGTCGTTGTAGATCATCGTGAGCCCGGGACCCCAGGTCACCAGCACGGCGAACCGCGTGCTGAAGCACAGCTCGACGGCGCTGCGCAGCGCGGGGGCCCAGGTCGACGGGTCGCCGAGCGGCGTGCGCGACCAGTCGACCCCCCGGGCGAGGTCTGCGCACTCGCTGCCGCGCACCGCGGACTCGAACCAGTCGGACACGAGAAGATCCTAAGTCGCCGTTGAATCGTGTCGCTCATCGGCTGCCGGGGCCCGTCCCGCGCACGGTGCACGCGATGCCGCCCGTGGACGACCCGGCGGTACCCGGACCAGGGCGCATAGGGTGGCGTCGTGACCGTGCGACGCGTGATGGGCATCGAGACCGAGTACGGGGTGCTGTCCCCGGGCCGACCGCTGGCCAACCCGATGCTCATGAGCTCCCAGGTGGTGACCACCTACCGCGCGAGCGTGCAGGGCGGCCGTCCCGGGCACCCGCCGGCGCGGTGGGACTACGACGACGAGGACCCCCTGGCGGACGCCCGCGGCTTCCACCTGCAGCGGGCCTCGGCGCACCCGTCGCTGCTCACCGACGACCCCGACGCACCCGCCCCCGCCGGGCCGACGGCGTCCGCCGACGGCGCCACGCAGACCCTCGAGCGGCCCGCCACGGAGGAGTACGACGACCCGAGCGC
This Isoptericola jiangsuensis DNA region includes the following protein-coding sequences:
- a CDS encoding SpoIIE family protein phosphatase, producing MSDWFESAVRGSECADLARGVDWSRTPLGDPSTWAPALRSAVELCFSTRFAVLVTWGPGLTMIYNDGYREMLGTELHPRAMGAPTAEVWGHLWHEVGPLFDEVLTTGTPTWDVDLPLWMQRSGYTEETRFTFSYSPLRDETGAVAGVLDISTETTDHVVDRRRLALLGRLATALQGHRDQVDDTARILTEVLGGSQDVTAAHLYRGDEPVATIGPAPRATTTLVSRVHRTDAAVWHDHVLATPVGDRRPDGPAEVLLLRGNPHRPLDAGHRGFLELVAATIGTALAEGAAHRRRIARMRTVSDALQHAMVPDTPPSSRWETRYRPADDTLFVGGDWFDVVELPSGRFGLVVGDCVGHGVDAATSMGRLSSAGRALMLTGAGPARTLELLDDFARTVPGTEFTTVFCGIVDPATGTLTYSSAGHLPGLVVHDGCARSAWLDEAQGTPLTLHRGPRPERTTGLSRGDTVMLYTDGLVERRGEHLAAGLDRLVDVAREACRSEVLAELPDRLLAGMLTTGARDDVAIVVYRAD